The DNA sequence ATTACAGGTTTAGCCCTTTAACTACAAGAAGTTGAAATCGAAGCATTTTCTTGGCATATTCTTATAATATATAACCTATATATGTATcctgaaaggaaaaatcttgtCATGACAACGAAACTAGCCCATGAATCccaaacgggggggggggggggggttcccaTCATTTTCTTCATATAAAACACACCAATTGAATATTTATCAGCCatcatttacataatttttagtattatttgtattcatgtacatgtataacatatgcatgaatttatgaaaatgagtGTTATTTATTGTAAGTATATACGTGCACATGTAACTATTGAACTAGAAGGTGTACATAAATTACACTACACTGCCTGcacttattttgaaaatttccttAATTAAAGCCTGATGAAAAAAGGCCTCACTGGGCGTTAAAGGGTTACGGTTTGTATATTGAATTCTAAAGTTAAAATATCTCGAACTGGAGTGTTGTTTTCGCAGAAGCACAGGTTTCGATGTTGACGCGAATACCAATGTGGCATGGAATCCCGATTTACCTTGTTTActcttcttttcattttttacaaTAGAGGTATTGATTCAGGATGTctgatatatatttgtttgactGATCTAAGTTTATATTGTGCAAGCTTCGTAAACAAGAAAGAGAATccgaaaaaatatagaaaagtTTTGATCTGGAAGTGATTAGATATAATTGTCAGCTATATGTCATCGGCCTCGACTGTAAGTATTATTATCGCTTGACCTACACTGTAGAACGTGAGTAGCGAACATACCCTCCTTAATTAATTATTACAGCAGCCAGCCTTACATTATCTTTTGAAtcatcgataaaaaaaaaattcaacattagAACCTTGAGATATTTCGTTAAGTTTTTGTTACAATTATGATTGGatttatcttttaatttttatattctcttggggggggggggggtgtccactACTGGGTTGTACATTTTCGGAACGAGAAATGGGTTAAACAGTCTAAAGGTAAATTCGAATCCGTTAGCTGTTTCCGGATTCTAAGTCCTATGGATTTTCCTCGTTTTCATCTTTGTATTTAGGATGGGATATCtgagttttgaaaatatattttattgtaatcTAATTCGTCGGATGTGGCAACTCGCACGCGTCATCATATAAACCATCATTGGGAGGTATTCGAAATGTTTCCAATGTTCCCAGACACCGTCGTAGATCCTAATGACGACTCGAATCGAGAGTTCCTGACAGATTCGTAAACCATACACCCATGTTCTAATTTAGATCTTACAATAGAGTGTATACAGTGTAGCTTCAGAAAGATATGTTTTTCTGCTCCCTAGTTGGTATTTGCAAAGACTTTTATAATATTTAGAGCCTACTCAGTGCATTTCTTCCCTAGCTGTGGAATGGATGTAGGTTTATTGTCAAAAATCACGCCGAAAATTTCGTTTGTTTTACAGCTTCGATTTGAATTCTATCTAAGTTTAAACATGGATCAGTGTGTGCTTTTCGTTTGTTACTGAAATGCACAAAGAATGTTTTAGAtttagaattttgtttttaaatcgtTATCATTAGCCCATTTTTTAATCTATTTAAGCATGATTGTAACTGTTGTTCGACTGTATTTCGCGCGGTTATTCCATCAATTTAAATGCACAATTGATTGTCTTAACcaaataaaattgtatatgatcatcgatttAAAGGCGTCAAGTATTAGCATTTCCAGTTTCTTTTCATTTAAATGACTTTGTAAGTACAAAGCACGATCAATTTACTTCAAGTCCCTGAAAGTCTGGAACATTCATGCCTAAATCGAGAAACATGgaaattattttctattttggaATACTTTTTTCTGCTGCAAATTTTGGAGAAGGGGCTCGTCAAAAACCTAGAGGACACCTACTGTATTTTGGATCCCACCAACCGGCAGAGGGGAGTATTGAGACCTTGGATGAATTTCCTACCCCGGAGGACTTTTACGGGATATATGTATCGCCAAGAATTCCAGTTAAGTTCCGCCATGTTCTCAATCCACGCACCATGCCTGCTTTTGGTCTTTGGACAGACGATTATTTGAAGTAGGTTAACTAGAATAGTTTTGAGATAGAAAGTTGTGTACACCGTTATATAATAACTGATAATGTAGCAATTTTAGAACTtggaaaatttcaaataatacCTTGTTGATGTCATGCAAAGaacaatacatatttactaTTCGTATATTGATTGATACCATGTTTTTATAAGAAACTGGTAACAATCTTCCATTTCCGCAattagtaacatacatatgtaacGCGACTTAGCTGATTCTGAACATAACGAGACTTAGCTCTTCCAATTTCATAATCAGGAACATAACGAGACTTCATGATTAATAACACAACGAGACTTCATGATTAGTAACATAACGAGACTTCGTGATTAGGAACATAACGAGACTTTATGATTAGTAACATAACGAGATTTTATGATTAGTAACATAACGAGACTCCATGATTAGTAACATAACGAGACTTCATGATTAGGAACATAACGAGACTTCATGATTAGGAACACAACGATACTTCATGATTAGTAACATAACGAGACTTCGTGATTAGGAACATAACGAGACTTCATGATTAGGAACATAACGAGACTTCATGATTAGGAACATAACGAGACTTCATGAATAGGAACATAACGAAACTTCTTGATTAGTAACATAACGAGACTTCATGATTAGGAACATAGCGAGACTGTATGATTAGTAACATAACGAGACTTCATGGTTAGGAACATAACGAGACTTCATGATTAGTAACATAACGAGACTTCATGATTAGGAATATAACGAAACTTCATGATTAGGAATATAACGAGACTTCATGATTAGGAACATAACGAGACTTCATGATTAGGAACATAACGAGACTTCATGATTAGGAACATAACGAGACTTTATGATTAGTAACATAACGAGACTTCATGATTAGGAATATAACGAGACTTCATGATTAGGAACATAACGAGACTTCATGATTAGTAACATAACGAGACTTCATGATTAGGAATATAACGAGACTTTATGATTAGTAACATAACGAGACTTCATGATTAGGAACATAACGAGACTTCATGTTTAGGAACATAACGAGACTTTATGATTAGTAACATAACGAGACTTCATGATTAGGAACATAACGAGACTTCATGATTAGGAACATAACGAGACTTCATGATTAGGAACATAACGAGACTTCATGATTAGGAACATAACGAGACTTTATGATTAGTAACATAACGAGACTTCATGATTAGTAACATAACGAGACTTCATGATTAGGAACATAACGAGACTTCATTATTAGGAATATAACGAGACATAACATATCGAGACTTGGGTCCTCGGATAAGTATCTTCACACCTGCAGCCTGTTTGAGCTGAAGATTTATGCAAAGCCATTAGTTTGCttgatatttctttaaataataacgattaatatttttaattcattattttgcGATGGTGAGAAGGAAGACCTAATAAATAGATAccgtaaaatacatgtattctatgaTAGATTCATTCATTTCTGTTGTAAGCATGTGTATTTTTATCAGAGAAGATTcctgagaaataaattttattgttGCAAATACATAAAGGTATGGATTGAGACGCTTCCAGCCGGCATACTTTATGAAATACGTTAACATGCCGACGtgagttcataccctcgtgtatttccaaaattgaaatttattttttatatctgCTTTCATTTTTGTCGCAATTCCCAGTCAGAAGACATAGTATCGGTATATTTATCAAAACCCATACGCGTATTGTTCACTACAATGTTCACTATCATTACAATGTGTAAAGATATTAAAGGGaaaatcattggaaatgtaaatattttttacatCACAGCACTACTTTTGCGCGGGAAATTGTCTATGCGGAGTACGGAAAAAAGGAGGACGCAGACAACTCGTACCGTTACTACAGATTGGCTGACTTCATTCACGACTACACCTTCAGAGACATCTACATGTTCCAGGATATTCCAAACAGTATGCAGGGTAGGCCTTACGTCAACTTGTATTTATCTAAACAGTATGTAGGGTAGGCCTTACGTCAACTTGTATTTATCTAAACAGTATGTAGGGTAGGTCTTACGTCGACTTGTAGTTATCTAAACAGTATGTAGAGTAGGTCTGGCGTCAACTTGTATTTATCTAAACAGTATATAGGGTAGGCCTTACGTCAACTTGTAGTTATCTAAACAGTATGTAGGATAGACCTTACGTCAACTTGTAGTTATCTAAACAGTATATAGGGTAGGCCTTACGTAAACTTGTAGTTATCTAAACAGTATGTAGGATAGGCCTTACGTCAACTTGTAGTTATTTAAACAGTATGTATCGTAGGCCTTACGTCAACTCGTAGTTATCTAAACAGTGTATAGGGTAGGCCTTACGTCAACTTGTAGTTATCTAAACAGTATGTAGGGTAGCCTCACGTCAACTTGTAGTTATCTAAACAGTATGTAGAGTAGGCCTTACGTCAACTTGTAGTTATCTAAACAGTATGTAGGATAGGCCTTACGTCAACTTGTAGTTATTTAAACAGTATGTAGGGTAGGCCTTACGTCAACTTGTAGTTATCTAAACAGTATGTAGGGTAACCTCACGTCAACTTGTAGTTATCTAAACAGTGTATAGGGTAGGCCTTACGTCAACTTGTAGTTATCTAAACAGTATGTAGGGTAACCTCACGTCAACTTGTAGTTATCTAAACAGTATGTAGGGTAGCCTCACGTCAACTTGTAGTTATCTAAACAGTGTACAGGGTAGGCCTTACGTCAACTTGTAGTTATCTAAACAGTATGTAGGATAGACCTTACGTCAACTTGTAGTTATCTAAACAGTATGTAGGGTAACCTCACGTCAACTTGTAGTTATCTAAACAGTGTATAGGGTAGGCCTTACGTCAACTTGTAGTTATCTAAACAGTATGTAGGGTAACCTCACGTCAACTTGTAGTTATCTAAACAGTATGTAGGGTAGCCTCACGTCAACTTGTAGTTATTTAAACAGTGTATAGGGTAGGCCTTACGTCAACTTGTAGTTATCTAAACAGTGTATAGGGTAGCCTCACGTCAACTTGTACTTATCTAAACAGTATGTAGGGTAGCCTCACGTCAACTTGTAGTTATTTAAACAGTGTATAGGGTAGGCCTTAATTCAACTTGTAGTTATCTAAACAGTATGTAGGGTAACCTCACGTCAACTTGTAGTTATCTAAACAGTATGTAGGATAGACCTTACGTCAATTTGTAGTTATCTAAACAGTATGTAGGGTAGCCTCACGTCAACTTGTAGTTATCTAAACAGTGTATAGGGTAAACCTTATGTCAACTTGTAGTTATCTAAACATTATGTAGGATAGACCTCACGTCAACTTGTAGTTATCTAAACATTATGTAGGATAGACCTTACGTCAACTTGTAGTTATCTAAACAGTATGTAGGATAGACCTTACGTCAACTTGTAGTTATCTAAACAGTGTATAGGGTAGCCTCACGTCAACTTGTACTTATCTAAACAGTATGTAGGGTAGCCTCACGTCAACTTGTAGTTATTTAAACAGTGTATAGGGTAGGCCTTAATTCAACTTGTAGTTATCTAAACAGTATGTAGGGTAGCCTCACGTCAACTTATAGTTATCTAAACAGTGTACAGGGTAGGCATTATGTCAACTTGTAGTTATCTAAACAGTATGTAGGGTAACCTCACGTCAACTTGTAGTTATCTAAACAGTATGTAGGGTAGCCTTACGTCAACTTGTAGTTATCTAAACAGTATGTAGGGTAACCTCACGTCAACTTGTAGTTATCTAAACAGTATGTAGGGTAGCCTTACGTCAACTTGTAGTTATCTAAACAGTATGTAGGATAGACCTTACGTCAACTTGTAGTTATCTAAACAGTATGTAGGGTAGCCTTACGTCAACTTGTAGTTATCTAAACATTATGTAGGATAGACCTCACGTCAACTTGTAGTTATCTAAACATTATGTAGGATAGACCTTACGTCAACTTGTAGTTATCTAAACAGTATGTAGGATAGACCTTACGTCAACTTGTAGTTATCTAAACAGTATGTAGGGTAACCTCACGTCAACTTGTAGTTATCTAAACAGTGTACAGGGTAGGCCTTATGTCAACTTGTAGTTATCTAAACAGTATGTAGGATAGGCCTTACGTCAACTTGTAGTTATCTAAACAGTATGTAGGGTAACCTCACGTCAACTTGTAGTTATCTAAACAGTGTATAGGGTAGGCCTTACGTCAACTTGTAGTTATCTAAACAGTATGTAGGGTAACCTCACGTCAACTTGTAGTTATCTAAACAGTATGTAGGGTAGCCTCACGTCAACTTGTAGTTATTTAAACAGTGTATAGGGTAGGCCTTACGTCAACTTGTAGTTATCTAAACAGTGTATAGGGTAGCCTCACGTCAACTTGTACTTATCTAAACAGTATGTAGGGTAGCCTCACGTCAACTTGTAGTTATTTAAACAGTGTATAGGGTAGGCCTTAATTCAACTTGTAGTTATCTAAACAGTATGTAGGGTAACCTCACGTCAACTTGTAGTTATCTAAACAGTATGTAGGATAGACCTTACGTCAATTTGTAGTTATCTAAACAGTATGTAGGGTAGCCTCACGTCAACTTGTAGTTATCTAAACAGTGTATAGGGTAAACCTTATGTCAACTTGTAGTTATCTAAACATTATGTAGGATAGACCTCACGTCAACTTGTAGTTATCTAAACATTATGTAGGATAGACCTTACGTCAACTTGTAGTTATCTAAACAGTATGTAGGATAGACCTTACGTCAACTTGTAGTTATCTAAACAGTGTATAGGGTAGCCTCACGTCAACTTGTACTTATCTAAACAGTATGTAGGGTAGCCTCACGTCAACTTGTAGTTATTTAAACAGTGTATAGGGTAGGCCTTAATTCAACTTGTAGTTATCTAAACAGTATGTAGAGTAGCCTCACGTCAACTTGTAGTTATCTAAACAGTGTACAGGGTAGGCATTATGTCAACTTGTAGTTATCTAAACAGTATGTAGGGTAACCTCACGTCAACTTGTAGTTATCTAAACAGTATGTAGGGTAGCCTTACGTCAACTTGTAGTTATCTAAACAGTATGTAGGGTAACCTCACGTCAACTTGTAGTTATCTAAACAGTATGTAGGGTAGCCTTACGTCAACTTGTAGTTATCTAAACAGTATGTAGGATAGACCTTACGTCAACTTGTAGTTATCTAAACAGTATGTAGGGTAGCCTTACGTCAACTTGTAGTTATCTAAACATTATGTAGGATAGACCTCACGTCAACTTGTAGTTATCTAAACATTATGTAGGATAGACCTTACGTCAACTTGTAGTTATCTAAACAGTATGTAGGATAGACCTTACGTCAACTTGTAGTTATCTAAACAGTATGTAGGGTAACCTCACGTCAACTTGTAGTTATCTAAACAGTGTACAGGGTAGGCCTTATGTCAACTTGTAGTTATCTAAACAGTATGTAGGATAGGCCTTACGTCAACTTGTAGTTATCTAAAGGGTATTTAGGGTAACCTCACGTCAACTTGTAGTTATCTAAACAGTGTATAGGGTAGCCTCACGTCAACTTGTAGTTATCTAAACAGTGTATAGGGTAGGCCTTACGTCAACTTGTAGTTATCTAAACAGTATGTAGGGTAGCCTCACGTCAACTTGTAGTTATCTAAACAGTAAGCAGGGTAGCCTTACCTGTACTTGAAATTATCTTAGAAAAATAGATGACACAAATCAGTGGCGTGTCTGTATATGTAATCTTACAGAACAGGTGTGTAAATAACGTTCATTAACCTGTACAATGTTATCAGAATCCATCTATAGTAAAAAATAAACCAaccatttttctttcataaataGTCTTACAAATACACGATCGTGATCAAATATTATAGAAGTACATTTGCTATTTTGGCAGGAAATGTGAGTGTTCCGTTTTGTTTATTATGCTCGTTTGAGCGCATGCTCCGGCgagtggtcctttggatgagtaGTGGTGGTATCCAGACTGTTCTCCACAAAGACGTCTTGGACAGCGTTTATTGTTTATTGGAAGGATCCAAGGATTTTTACCTCGTCGACAGTGTAAGATTGTTTCTCCCAAAATCACCCTTTTCAACGTTGTGACATCTGTGTGTAGTTTGGACGTTTTATGGgtgtacattatataaatacGATATAATCCATAAACATTCGATTAACCCACAAACGGTTTTATATGGTAATGTAAAGTTAGAAAATGAAAACTGATACTGGTAATGAAGAATTAGTGACTTCTGAAAGACGTTTTATTTAATTGTCGATCACATAGGAGCAAGCTGATCTGGTGGAGCGTCGGCACTGGAACAAAGCTGGTGGATACAGCGAAGTGGATGTGGAACAAGTGGATATGTTTCGGTTCCCAGAATTCCAGAATCTTCCGTGGTGGAAATCTAGCCTGACACCTGGAGACTGTCTCTTCATACCTAAAGAGTACACGGTCATTTTATGCAAATTGCGTGATTTTTCTAATACAGACGATATATTTTGATCGCAGTCATCATTATTCATAgaccagaattttttttctaattcaaaATTACGAACACTTTAAAAGTATTCAATATTCAGCTTATTCTATTAACCAgagatcccgtggggatccgggttagaataggtcctcagtaccccttgcttgtcgtagaaggcgacttcagatgagacggcaaaaaccgaggtcccgtgtcatagcaggtgtgacacgataaagatccctccctgctcaaaggccataagcgccgtcCGTAGGcttaacttttgcagcccttcaccggcggtggtgacgtctccatatgagtgaaatattctcgagtgggacgttaaacaacattcattcattcaatcaaTATTAACCAGAGTTTTGCTTGTTTTCCTTTTTGACAAAACGCTTATCTCTACCTTTTTTCGCAAAACGCTTATTCAGATATGCATGtaattttatctatttacatttgccaatgcacttccttatatgatagtactaatgaaattgtaacatgaagttggtcacgtgatcagtcttttcttgcgtatgaatacaatcaccgcttcaaaactCAGTTCCTGTactttcacctggcttcttgtttatgcaatgcagtggggtATTTAGACTTGCCACAATTctaaataatagaaataatgTCAGTAAtattccagattggcacccaaaatggctgagtattttggctaatacttgactttgacacacaccctttcgtaaaccctggatccgccactgcaatgacatcataaacaaacaagaatttcatcaattataaaacagaaacattaaacataccattctgttgtttcattttaaaaagttttaaataccgtctgcaactaTGCCTAAAttgcaacttctgcatggcgaatttataaaataaagttctatgatattggaaacGAAAAAATGTAGGCAGAGTTGtaagcctatttactttatgaaGATGAGTTTCCTGGCAACTGCCACCACAGCTATCACTCGACATgatcataagcgaggctggtttcgaggctcgaaaaattatgttcatatCAGGGTAtcggtgcgagtcttcattaaaatcctataACAAAAATCACTCAAACgaacaaaaactccgtcagttcgttttcattttctcttacacacactgaaggtaaataaaagaagcaacctacctgcactttgtctaaatctgtcctacagTCTCGAATtgtctcctgcatggctacaaccgcgagtcctaacAATGAACAtgccgttgtttctttccaaaaacctgaccaagagcttaacgttaacttgacccatcatatcctccatcaattctctcagatcctttgcATTTCTGACGAAATCTGTGTTCAACAATTGCGTTTCAACTTTGTAGGCTAGACCAAcgtcagtttctccatcgccaatcgcgaccaaatcacatcacggatgtagtttactccgctcttcttgtctttatttcagttaactttacgctctaaattacctttattttccacttgtttcgtctttttttaaccttttcaattaaatatctatattttatattctctttgatattgttcctaattttttacTCGATAAAACtcaacgaactatattttgtgttctacgatcgttattttggtcatctgctacataatcatggaagctcggtaagaacacaaattaAACtagaaaatataagaaataaaatatcatttttgagtgttattgggatatgatatgaagttggtacgtaatcaaatctactataacgcccttcgGGCGTAATAGAATTTGATTACGTGaccttcatgtcatatcccaataagaTTCAAAagtgatatcttatttcttaattgtAACACGCATTATCTGAACAACATAACTTGCTATGTAAAtagcattgtgatgtcatgaacactggacatttttaaaaaatagaatcCATCCTAAAACACCGTTCGAAAGTCTTCCGAAATACTCGTCTGTTACTTTTGTGTCGCAATTATAGCTTTCCTTAACACAAGTTACAAAAAATGAGTGAATAGAAGATAAAGAATTTGGAATTGATCTAAAGCATATCTGAACTGCGcaataaatttacaaaaaaatatatggtaATGGATTAATAAATTGATTTGATCTTGATTATATCTATTACGCACATTTCAAAGTTGGTATCACCATGCTCGGAGCGGAGATCAGAGAACGCTAGCCATCAGTTACCGATTTCTTCGTCCACCATACTTCAATGTCTCCAGGTGTCCTCGAGTACAGagtacagagaaaattcggaaCTTGACAACGGTCACTCTTTTATCCGACTTGGAAATGAAAAGGTGGGTCCTATGTTAAGGCTATATGTGCCCAACTCCACTGCAGTTTAAAACTTACATTTCACAAAAATAGCAGAGATGTCatttaaaatagattttaagATTTGTATCTCCTAAGCAATGAATTTGCAAAATCTTGTTATAAGacttaaaagtcagaaccctaCATAATGAGAGCATTACCTTCCTCATTTGGTTCACGGctttaaaatgattttgatgTCTGGTAGGATGACGATGTTGCAGGAGTTTGAGGGTTTGGTCGATGTGCAGCTGTCGGACATGGAAAAAGTGATTCACTCTCACAGAGAACAGGATGGGGATTACATCAGAGTAGGTAACAAGCATGACAACAGTATGATATTACGTCAGAGTAGGTAACAAGCGTGACAACAGTATGGAATTACGACAGAGTAGGTAACAAGCATGACAACAGTATGAGATTACGTCAGAGTAGGTAACAAGCGTGACAACAGTATGGAATTACGACAGAGTAGGTAACAAGCGTGACAACAGTATGAGATTACGTCAGAGTAGGTAACAAGCGTGACAACAGTATGGAATTACGACAGAGTAGGTAACAAGCATGACAACAGTATGAGATTACGTCAGAGTAGGTAACAAGCGTGACAACAGTATGAGATTACGTCAGAGTAGGTAACAAGCGTGACAACAGTATGAGATTACGTCAGAGTAGGTGACAACAGTATGAGATTGTCAGATTAGGTACAAGCATGACAACAGTATGAGATTACGCCAGAGTAGGTAACAAGCGTGACAACAGTATGAGATTACGTCAGATTAGGTACAAGCATGACAACAGTATGAGATTACGTCAGAGTAGGTAACATGTGACAACAGTATTGGATTACGTCAGAGTAGGTAACAAGCATGCCAACAGTATGATATTACGTCAGAGTAGGTGACAACAGTATGAGATTACGTCAGAGTAGGTAACAAGCATGACAACAGTATGAGATTACGTCAGAGTAGGTAACAAGCGTGACAACAGTATGAGATTACGTCAGAGTAGGTAACAAGCGTGACAACAGTATGAGATTACGTCAGAGTAGGTAACAAGCATGACAACAGTATGAGATTACGTCAGAGTAGGTAACAAGCGTGACAACAGATTGAGATTACATCAGAGTAGGTAACAAGCACGAcaacagaatgacagaatgagATTACGTCAGAGTAGGTAACAAGCGTGACAACAGTATGAGATTACGTCAGGGTATTTCACCGTGTATGTTGATTAGCCTTTGTTATATAGAACTAAAGCTTAAACATCGTCGCTCGTTATATATTTTTGGTGTATATCTCCCATCTGATAGTAACGTACAGTCATATGTCAATGAGCTGATTTTACTTGAAGCTCTGTTTAATCACTATTCTTCATATGGTGATGTTCTAATTGGTGGTGACTTCAATGCTAGCTGTAAAGACAATGACCATCTTCGCTGTAACAGACTTAAATCAAAGGCCCTGAAAGATGTCATTGTTCGCAGTGATTGGGGATGCCCTGACACTGATTTTAGTAAAACAGGTTCAAAACACACTTTTATTCAGACACGCTCTGCATTAGACTATATCTTTTGTAACAAGGCTTTGTGTAATCTTGTGATTAATTACCATGTATATGAAGAGGGTTCATTTAGTTCCACATCTGATCATCTCCCGATTTATATTAACCTCTGTATTGATATCAAAACCCATGTTTTGCATGAACCTACCACCTCCCTTCCAGCCTGGCATAAGGTAGATTACTGTAAGTTCAAAGAGTATGAAAACTATGTTGGTGATCGTAGTAAAATGTTTTTGGACAGAAATTTAAATACTGTCAAGGATCTTGATTCATTTTGCCTCGATCTTAACACATTGTTACATGCTGTTGCATCTCTGTATATCCCCAATGCAAGATACAAACACTTTTTGAAGCCCGAGTGGACGTCACGAGTTAAACAATTGCATGATACGGAGCGTCGTTTACGAAACATTTGGTTGTGCGAAGGACGCCCCCGTGGTATGAATCATGCTTCTTACAAAAATTACAAGCATGCAAAACGAAACTTTCGAAATGAACTCAATGCTGAGCATGAACGTTATATGTCCAATGCGTTTAAAGATATAAACGAAGCTTCAGAATGTGATGTTCGGCTCTTCTGGAAATTAATAAAACGTTTGAATCCACGGAACACACGTAAATACCCAGTGATAGAATTCAACGGTAGTTCGTACGTCGACCCGTCGGGTGTAACTTTAGCTTTTGCAAAGCATttttatgatatctacaatCCAAAAGAAGATGATAGCTTCGATTCGGACTTCTTTCACGACATCGAAACATCATATAGTAATTTGGAAAGCAGTCTTATATCCTGTTCTGCAACTTTTCCTGGTGGTTCTGTGACCGTCGACGAAATATGCCAAATCCTCCGTGATCTCAAACGAAGAAAAGCCCCCGGTCTTGACCGTATTCAGAACGAACATTTCATTTATGATGGTATTCACTTAGGTAAATGCATCACCTACCTTTTCAATGCTGTCATAGAAATAGGACGAATTCCATCATGCTGGGAAAAAGACTTGATCATTCCCATCTATAAAGGTAGCAACAAACCAAGGAAGTCCCCCAACAGTTACAGACCCATAGCCCTTCTTCCATGCCTCcttaaaatctttgaaaagttgTTGCTAACCCGAATTCGGACTTATATCCAGCCTATGATAAATTTTCCAAATCAACAACAGCAAAGTTTTCAACAAAATCTTGGGTGTATAACAGCGTCCTTCAACCTTCAAGAAACGATTTACCACAATATAGAACATGGGAGTCCCGTCCTTGTA is a window from the Ostrea edulis chromosome 5, xbOstEdul1.1, whole genome shotgun sequence genome containing:
- the LOC125652818 gene encoding bifunctional peptidase and arginyl-hydroxylase JMJD5-like isoform X1, which encodes MPKSRNMEIIFYFGILFSAANFGEGARQKPRGHLLYFGSHQPAEGSIETLDEFPTPEDFYGIYVSPRIPVKFRHVLNPRTMPAFGLWTDDYLNTTFAREIVYAEYGKKEDADNSYRYYRLADFIHDYTFRDIYMFQDIPNSMQGNVSVPFCLLCSFERMLRRVVLWMSSGGIQTVLHKDVLDSVYCLLEGSKDFYLVDSEQADLVERRHWNKAGGYSEVDVEQVDMFRFPEFQNLPWWKSSLTPGDCLFIPKDWYHHARSGDQRTLAISYRFLRPPYFNVSRCPRVQSTEKIRNLTTVTLLSDLEMKRMTMLQEFEGLVDVQLSDMEKVIHSHREQDGDYIRFFRLVDKNRDRVLTWDELYNFDMEIAMKVAKSLFQEEKRIKEKPSYKIQLNFASPQAQKLYQEIHSHSHDEL
- the LOC125652818 gene encoding bifunctional peptidase and arginyl-hydroxylase JMJD5-like isoform X2 yields the protein MPKSRNMEIIFYFGILFSAANFGEGARQKPRGHLLYFGSHQPAEGSIETLDEFPTPEDFYGIYVSPRIPVKFRHVLNPRTMPAFGLWTDDYLNTTFAREIVYAEYGKKEDADNSYRYYRLADFIHDYTFRDIYMFQDIPNSMQGNVSVPFCLLCSFERMLRRVVLWMSSGGIQTVLHKDVLDSVYCLLEGSKDFYLVDSEQADLVERRHWNKAGGYSEVDVEQVDMFRFPEFQNLPWWKSSLTPGDCLFIPKDWYHHARSGDQRTLAISYRFLRPPYFNVSRCPRVQSTEKIRNLTTVTLLSDLEMKRMTMLQEFEGLVDVQLSDMEKVIHSHREQDGDYIRVVFQTGGQKQGQGVDLG